The genomic segment TTTACCGAATATCGCGCTGGCGTTGATTGGTGGCATTTTGATCGACCGTATCGGCGCGGCCAAAGCAATCTTGATCGCGGCTGTCATCTGCACGATTGGTGCGACATTGACGGCGGTCGGCGAACCTTATGGATTGATGCTCGTGGGCCGGTTGCTATTCGGATTGGGCAATGAAACGCTGTACATCGCGCTGCTGGTCGGGATCGCGCAATGGTTCCATCTGGGCGGCGGAGCGCTCGCGATTGCGTTGTTCTTCTCTATGGCGCGTGTGGGGTCGTATAGCGCCGACAAATCGACAAGCTGGTTTGCCGATGTCTACGCGCAAGGCTGGCAGGCACCCTTATGGCTGGCGGCTGGGCTGACGGCGACCGGAGTGATCACGGCGGTCCTATATTTCATGATCGACAAAAAACTGCCGCACCTTCGTGCGGTTGGCCAAAAGTCAGAGCGTTTCCGGCTAAAGGACCTGACCGGTTTCAGCCGGTCTTTTTGGTACATATTGTGGCTCAATGTCCTGTTCGCGAGCGTGTTTTTTCCCTTTCGTTCGACCTTCTCCATCCAATATTTCATGGACGTGAAGGGCATGAACCTGGCCGACGCCGGGACCGCCAATTCCTATGTCTTCGCGGCCGCGATTTTCGCAACCCCGCTCTTCGGCCTTTTGGCGGACCGGATCGGACTAAGGGCGAGCCTTCTGACATTCGCCGCCGCGTTGATGCCGCTGACTTTCATCCTGCTGGCGGCAACCGACTATGGCTTGTGGGTGACGACCATTTTAATGGGGCTGAGTTTTTCCGTAATCCCTGCGGTCATCTGGCCTTCGACGGCGATGCTGGTGGAAAAACACCGGGTGGGCACCGCATTCGGGCTGATCAATATGATCCAGTCGCTTGGACTGGCGGCGGCCAATTACGGGGCAGGGCATCTCAACGATCTGTTTAATGCCGGGCCAGAAAATCCCGAAGGCTACGATGCCATGCTATTGATGTTTGCGCTGCTAAGCTTGGTTGCATTTATCTCGACCGTGCTGCTGCTGGTTCGTGAGCGGCGGCAACCCGGAAAGGGAATAGAAGCCCGCGAAATCTTGCAAAGTGATGTATCCATGCAACGCCACTGAAAAATATTGGGCGTATATCGAAAATGCATGACACTATTACCAACGCTGTCCATTAGCCATTAGCCGAGGTAATGCTAGCCAGACTTCTGGCGAGCGCGCTTGGGAGGGCAGCCGCGTGAAATTGCCGCAGGAATTTGATTTACATGCGTTAGAGGTGTTCGTGATGACTGTCGAGCTTGGCGGTATGTCCCAATGCGCCAACCATCTTCAGGTAACGCAGTCGGCTGTGTCGCAGACAATCGCAAAGCTCGAAACCGGTATCGGCGCCCCGCTCTTTGATCGCACCATGCGGCCCCTGGGTTTAACGGCCAGCGGAAAGTCGCTTTTCGCACGCGGGCAGAAGCTGATCGCCCATGCCCGTCTGGCCTATGATGAAGTGCGCGAGGGCGCAAATCTGCCCATTTCGAGCGTGACGGTCGCCATGTCGTTCAGTCTTGCCAACCAGCTAACCGCGCCGATTTTAAGCCAGCTCGGCTCGCGGGCCGATCGTTGGAATATCCGTTCGGGAATTTCCTTGGAGCATCAGGGCGAGTTTCTGGCGCGCGATATCGATATGCTGGTAACGGGCAGCTTTAATCTTGAACATCGGGACACAGTCGAGCTCCACCCTATTTTTGAGGAAAGCTTCATTCTGGTCTTCCCGAAGGACTTTAACGAACCGCTCGATCTAGTCGGCGTGCCGTCCTACCTTCCGTTCATCCGCTTTTCCCGTTTGACGGGTACAGGGCAGCAGATTGAACGGCAGATCGTCCGGATGAAGCTGAAGCTTCCGCAAATCGTGGAAGTCGAATCCTCGCACCAGCAAATGGCGCTGGTGGCAGCGGGCCTTGGTTGGACGATCACGACACCGGTCTGCTTCGCATCGGTGCAGGAACTATTTCCGCAATTGCGCGCCGAGCCCATGCGGCGAGGGCGTTTTTCCCGTTCGGTGCAGGTCGTCGCACGGACGAACGAGCTCGGCGATATCCCGCGTCTGACCGCCAGCTTATGCCAGCAGGTCTTACAGGAAAAGACATTCCCTCCGGTATTTGAGCAATATCCATGGATGGCGCAGCAGTTAAGCTGGCCCAATATGAATGTCGAAGATCATGAGTTGATCGCATGATGCGATCCCTTTTGTGGTCGGCATTGCTGCTATGCGCAATACCGGCTCAAGCTGACGTCCCCAGTAAGCCTGGTGTGGATGCACCCGAACTGGCTTTTATCGGGCCGTCGCCTGTCGGCTATCGAATGCTGACATTCACCCATAAAAATCAACCTGATATCGAAAACGCTGCCGGTTTCGACGCACCCGTCGCTCTGCGGGATCGCCGGTTGCAGGTATCGATCTGGTATCCCGCCCAAGCGCCCAAAGCGGGTGCGACATCTATGGTGTACCGCGATACTTTATGGGGTGAACCGCCACGCCAGCCAGTAAGCTTTTCCCAAAAAGGAATAGCAATTGCCGATGCTGCGCCCGAAGGGCGTCGGCACCCCCTGATTGTTATTAGCCACGGCTATAGCAACAACCCGGCAGTAATGACTTGGCTGTCCGAAAATCTGGCCTCGAAAGGCTATGTGGTGGCGGCGATCCATCATCAGGATCCCAATCCCTATGTGTCATCTGCCACCACGCGGGCGGCACCCAATTTCAACCGGCCGCGCGACATCGTGTTCGTGACCGAGAGGCTTCGCACCGAGTTGGGTAATCAGATTGATCCCGACAAAGTGGCTCTGATCGGCTATTCGCAGGGCGGCTATGGCGTCCTGACGGCAGGCGGCGCCAGTCTGGATCCAGACGGTCCGAATATGTCGCTGGTGGCGGGCGGATGGCTCACGAAATTTGCGCGGGGGACCAAAGAAGCGGGAAGCCTGAAAGTAGCGGGCGTCAAAGCGGTCGTTGCGCTCGCACCGGGCGGCGGCTTTCCCAAAAGCGCATGGGGACCCGAAGGGCTCAAGGAAATCACCGCCCCGCTCTTGCTGATCCAAGGTGATCAGGATCCGGTTGTGGATTATAAAAGCGGTGCGCTCGCGGTGTTTGGCGCGACGGTAAATGCGGAACGCTATCTTCTCACCTATAAGCAGGCCGGGCACTCCATTGCGCTCAATCCCGTGCCCGATGAAATGCGCGGTTCGCTGTGGGATATGGATTGGTTCGAAGATCCCATCTGGCGGCAGGATCGCATCAACGCCATCAACCTGCATTTCATCACCGCATTTTTGGCCGTTCATCTGCGCGGGGATACAGCGAAGAAAAGCTATCTGGATGTTTCCGATCCCGATTCCGATAAGGGCGAATGGAATGCGCCGGCGGGAACCCCTTGGGGGTCATATAGTCCCGGCGCACCAGAGGCCAGCTTGTGGAAAGGTTTCCAGCGACGCCATGCCCGGGGCATGGAGTTGCGCCATGCCCAGCCTGCTAAATAGCCGCCTAATCTAAAGCTTTCGCCGCCTCTTGCCAGAAATGGATGATGCCTTGGGTATAGCTGAGCGGGACATAAGCAAGGCAAGTGTTTTCGCTGAGCACATGCAGCCGGATGTTGACATGGTCGATGATGGTTGTGGCGCTAGAACCGACCGCAAAGGCCGGGTTTTCTGCATCGAACACGCCGCCTTCCATCAACAAACGACGCCAGCCTTCGCCCGACAGCAACACCCGCGTCACACCGCCACCAATCGCTGTCAAAGCACCATCATTTTCGAGAATGGACGGCAATGCGGTAGTATCGCCTTCGACTAGCCAAACCGTTGGTTCATATCGTATCAGGCGCAGCGCATCGCCACCGCTGGAGGCCCCCATTTTTGGCAAAGCAAAACCAGCCGCCGCCGCGAAACGTGTCGCCACAGCGTTCGGATTGCTCCAAATCTCTAATGCCCAAAGGGGCGCATGGGGTAGGGTGGAAACGGATACATCAGTCACGATAGCGTTCCCCCGCGACGTCATAGAAATGGGGCGCAACAACGCGCACGCGCGCCCGTTGTCCGCGGGTTGGCGATGTGGCGATCAGTTCCTCCCCATGACGCAGAAAGCCGTCTGTCAATTGCCCCAAAGCGAGTGACCCGCCATCCATGATGCGGAAGGCCGATGCGCTGACATGACCTTCTGGCGATTTGCCGTCAGGGGTGACGAGCATGGCCCCCTCGGGAATAGAACCCTCAACCGCTTCGAGTCCCACAAGCTGCCGGCGACCCGCTTCGGACAGTGCCGGACGGGTCAGGCCTGCTGCGCCTATGAAGCCACCCGCTTTGTTGAGCATTTTGTCGAGCGCAAGATCGTGCGGCGTCATGCGGCCGTCAATTTCGCCGCCCACCACCAGATGGCCCTTTTCGATGCGCAAAAACTCCATGGCTTCAAGGCCGTAAAGGCATCCGCCTGTTCCGACGACAGCGGTTTCGCAGGCCGCCCAAACCGGTTCTGCGTTGCGCGCATCGACATAGATTTCGAATGCACGTTCTCCGCTATAGCTCGCCGCGAGCACGAGGACTGCAACGCCCGCAATTCTGGCTGCGATCGTCGACATATGGCGGGGTGGTTCTTCGCCAATGAGTGTTGCAAGGACCGATTGGGCCTTCGGACCCGCTATAGCGATTCCCGCATAATGTTCCTGCACATTCACGACAGAAACGCGCAATTCCGGATGAAGATAATTGCGTACATAAGATAGATGCGTCGCCATTCGGTCCGCTCCGCCGGTGGAGCTGGTCAGCAGATAGCGATTTTCATCAATCCGCCAGATGGTGCCGTCGTCGAAGACGAAGCCATCTTCGCGCAACATGAAAGTGTAGCGCCCACGCCCAATCGCCAGTTTGCCAACGGTGGTGGCACAGACGGTTTCGAGCAGTTTCACCGCGTCGGGTCCGCTGACCTCAAATTTTGCCAATGTGGACACATCAGTCATGCCCACCGCGGTCCGCACCGACCGTGCCTCCCGCATGGCTGCCTCGGCAAGGCTTTCGCCGGTCATTGGATAGGCCCGCGGCCGGAACCAATAGCCCAGCGGCTGCCAGATCGGGTTCTTGGCCGCATGCACATCATAAAAGGCCAACCGGCGCTTATGTGCCCCCGCATCCTTCGCCGCTGTGCCTGCGAACAGGCCCATGGTGACGGGCGTATAGGGTGGACGGAAAGTCGTCAGGCCCGCCTCGGGAATGGCAACGCCCTGCTTTTCGGCGAGCCTAGCGAGCGCACCCATATTACTGGTTTTACCCTGATCGGTTGCCATGCCCAGAGTCGTATAGCGTTTGAGATGCTCGACCGACCGGTAACCTTCGGCCCAGGCCAGATCGACATCGGCCAAGGTCACGTCATTCTGGAAATCGACAAAACTCTTTTTCGCCGGAACGACAGGCGCAGAGGAAAAGACCGGGGCGGGGGCCGCCGCACCGCCGATGGTTTTCACATTCTGCCGTGATTGCGCAGGGACAAAGGCTTGCGCTGTATCGTTCCATTCCAGCGTGCCACCGGCCTGGCAATGCAAATGGACAACAGGCGTAAATCCGCCGGAGACAGCCAGCAGATCGGCATCCCAGCTTTTGGTTATGCCATCCACAATTCCCGACACACTTTTAAGGCAGTGGCGCGAACCTTTTGTTGCCAAGGGATGGGCGTTGTTAAAGGTCGTAAAACCATTCGCCTGACCGGCCGGAGCAGGACGTGCATCGAGAATGGCGACGATCTGCGCGCCTGCATCTTTCAAGGCATGCGCGGTTAAATAAGCATCATCATTATTCGTGGCTATCACGACACGCTGGCCGGGGCATACACCAAAGCGTCGAACATAAGTCCGCACGGCTTGTGACAGCATGACGCCGGGACGGTCATTATGGGGAAAGGCCATGGGGCGTTCGATAGACCCCGTCGCCAAAATTACGTGGTTTGCACGGACATGCCATAACCGCTGTGCAACGCCATTGGCGGGCACTTGTCCAGGCTCGGCAAGCCTTTGAGTCAGCGTGACCAGATCATGTTCCCAGTATCCGGACGCCGTTGTGCGGGTAAGAATATGGCCGCCTGCAGCACGAATGCGGTCTGCACTTTCTTTGGCCCATGCACTATCCAACTCTTGCGGATCGCGGATGAGCGAGGCGCCGAGGATATCATCCTGCTCGACCAAGATGACGCGCTTTCCGGCTTCTGCAGCTTCCAGTGCGGCGGCGATTCCGGCAGGGCCGGCGCCCACGACCAAGACATCGCAAAAGGCAGCACGCTGGCTAAAACGGTCCGGGTCTGCTTCGCGTGGTGCATTTCCCAGCCCAGCGGCTTTGCGGATGAAATGTTCATAGAACATCCAGCGTTTCGCCGAGCCAAAGAAGGTTTTATAATAGAAGCCCGCCGAGAAAACCGGTGCAGCGAGCCCGAATATCGCGCCGAAGTCGAGCGACAGATTGGGCCAGCGGTTTTGGCTCTGGGCGACCAAACCGTCATAGACAAAGACGTCAGTGGCGCGTGTGTTCGGTTCGGCCCGCCCGCCTTCGCCCACTGTCACTAGGGCGTTGGGTTCTTCGACACCGGCGGTCATGATCCCGCGGGGGCGGTGATATTTGAAACTGCGTCCGACCAGGCCGATGCCATTGGCCAGCAACGCCGCCGCAAGTGTATCGCCGGTGCGCGCGGTATAGCGCGTTCCATCGAAGGTGAAGCTGATGTCCTGCCCGGAATTTGGGCGCGAAGGGCCGTTCATGGCAAAGCCTCCGGTCCGACTGCGCGTATGTTTGAAATCTCGTTTGTGACGCGGTGGCGGGTCACCACCATCCACGCACGACAGCCGAAGGTATGACGCCAAATCTCGTCGTCAACACCGCGCGGATTGCCTCGGGTGAAGAGCGTCTGCATGGCCTCCTCATTGCAGGCACTTACCGGTGCAACGGAATCGACTGTGCGCTCATAGACAAATTCGGTCTGCGCGCGCGGGCCGCAATGGGGGCAAATAATCTGCATCATTAGCGGCTGTTCGGCATCGGGCCGGTCCCTGTTTCATCAATGGTCGCGCCGGTCATAAATCGCTCTAGCGAGAAGGGTGCATTTAGGGGATGGGCCGATCCCGTGGCGAGCGTGTGCGCATAGGTCCATCCGGACGCCGGTGTCGCCTTGAAACCGCCATAGCACCATCCGCCGTTGAGGTAGAGGTTGCGCACCGGTGTTTCGCCGATGATGGGCGATCCGTCGAAGCTCATATCGGTAACCCCCGACCATGTGCGCACCATCCGCAACCGCGACAGGGCAGGGACGAGGGCTAGTCCTTGCGCAATGGCGCCTTCCATGACCATCGGGTGGCCACGTTGTGCGTAACTTGGCCAATTGTCGGGATCGCCGCCAAAGACAAT from the Sphingorhabdus lacus genome contains:
- a CDS encoding sarcosine oxidase subunit delta, with the translated sequence MMQIICPHCGPRAQTEFVYERTVDSVAPVSACNEEAMQTLFTRGNPRGVDDEIWRHTFGCRAWMVVTRHRVTNEISNIRAVGPEALP
- a CDS encoding LysR family transcriptional regulator yields the protein MKLPQEFDLHALEVFVMTVELGGMSQCANHLQVTQSAVSQTIAKLETGIGAPLFDRTMRPLGLTASGKSLFARGQKLIAHARLAYDEVREGANLPISSVTVAMSFSLANQLTAPILSQLGSRADRWNIRSGISLEHQGEFLARDIDMLVTGSFNLEHRDTVELHPIFEESFILVFPKDFNEPLDLVGVPSYLPFIRFSRLTGTGQQIERQIVRMKLKLPQIVEVESSHQQMALVAAGLGWTITTPVCFASVQELFPQLRAEPMRRGRFSRSVQVVARTNELGDIPRLTASLCQQVLQEKTFPPVFEQYPWMAQQLSWPNMNVEDHELIA
- a CDS encoding alpha/beta hydrolase family protein translates to MMRSLLWSALLLCAIPAQADVPSKPGVDAPELAFIGPSPVGYRMLTFTHKNQPDIENAAGFDAPVALRDRRLQVSIWYPAQAPKAGATSMVYRDTLWGEPPRQPVSFSQKGIAIADAAPEGRRHPLIVISHGYSNNPAVMTWLSENLASKGYVVAAIHHQDPNPYVSSATTRAAPNFNRPRDIVFVTERLRTELGNQIDPDKVALIGYSQGGYGVLTAGGASLDPDGPNMSLVAGGWLTKFARGTKEAGSLKVAGVKAVVALAPGGGFPKSAWGPEGLKEITAPLLLIQGDQDPVVDYKSGALAVFGATVNAERYLLTYKQAGHSIALNPVPDEMRGSLWDMDWFEDPIWRQDRINAINLHFITAFLAVHLRGDTAKKSYLDVSDPDSDKGEWNAPAGTPWGSYSPGAPEASLWKGFQRRHARGMELRHAQPAK
- a CDS encoding FAD-dependent oxidoreductase — its product is MNGPSRPNSGQDISFTFDGTRYTARTGDTLAAALLANGIGLVGRSFKYHRPRGIMTAGVEEPNALVTVGEGGRAEPNTRATDVFVYDGLVAQSQNRWPNLSLDFGAIFGLAAPVFSAGFYYKTFFGSAKRWMFYEHFIRKAAGLGNAPREADPDRFSQRAAFCDVLVVGAGPAGIAAALEAAEAGKRVILVEQDDILGASLIRDPQELDSAWAKESADRIRAAGGHILTRTTASGYWEHDLVTLTQRLAEPGQVPANGVAQRLWHVRANHVILATGSIERPMAFPHNDRPGVMLSQAVRTYVRRFGVCPGQRVVIATNNDDAYLTAHALKDAGAQIVAILDARPAPAGQANGFTTFNNAHPLATKGSRHCLKSVSGIVDGITKSWDADLLAVSGGFTPVVHLHCQAGGTLEWNDTAQAFVPAQSRQNVKTIGGAAAPAPVFSSAPVVPAKKSFVDFQNDVTLADVDLAWAEGYRSVEHLKRYTTLGMATDQGKTSNMGALARLAEKQGVAIPEAGLTTFRPPYTPVTMGLFAGTAAKDAGAHKRRLAFYDVHAAKNPIWQPLGYWFRPRAYPMTGESLAEAAMREARSVRTAVGMTDVSTLAKFEVSGPDAVKLLETVCATTVGKLAIGRGRYTFMLREDGFVFDDGTIWRIDENRYLLTSSTGGADRMATHLSYVRNYLHPELRVSVVNVQEHYAGIAIAGPKAQSVLATLIGEEPPRHMSTIAARIAGVAVLVLAASYSGERAFEIYVDARNAEPVWAACETAVVGTGGCLYGLEAMEFLRIEKGHLVVGGEIDGRMTPHDLALDKMLNKAGGFIGAAGLTRPALSEAGRRQLVGLEAVEGSIPEGAMLVTPDGKSPEGHVSASAFRIMDGGSLALGQLTDGFLRHGEELIATSPTRGQRARVRVVAPHFYDVAGERYRD
- a CDS encoding MFS transporter, producing MREEHVKWVMLALAALTIMGSYYTYDSIAPVAGLLRDERGFTQSQIGLLNAVFNLPNIALALIGGILIDRIGAAKAILIAAVICTIGATLTAVGEPYGLMLVGRLLFGLGNETLYIALLVGIAQWFHLGGGALAIALFFSMARVGSYSADKSTSWFADVYAQGWQAPLWLAAGLTATGVITAVLYFMIDKKLPHLRAVGQKSERFRLKDLTGFSRSFWYILWLNVLFASVFFPFRSTFSIQYFMDVKGMNLADAGTANSYVFAAAIFATPLFGLLADRIGLRASLLTFAAALMPLTFILLAATDYGLWVTTILMGLSFSVIPAVIWPSTAMLVEKHRVGTAFGLINMIQSLGLAAANYGAGHLNDLFNAGPENPEGYDAMLLMFALLSLVAFISTVLLLVRERRQPGKGIEAREILQSDVSMQRH